A stretch of the Arachis stenosperma cultivar V10309 chromosome 6, arast.V10309.gnm1.PFL2, whole genome shotgun sequence genome encodes the following:
- the LOC130932646 gene encoding uncharacterized protein LOC130932646, which yields MENSSSASYIHLVHRLIEECILFNMSREECMEALSKHANIQPVITSTVWKELEKENKEFFEAYSNSRAQRAAASEQDTRQMIRDMLSDPSKQRV from the exons ATGGAAAACTCCTCATCTGCATCGTATATCCACCTG GTGCACCGTTTGATAGAGGAGTGTATCCTCTTCAACATGAGCAGAGAAGAGTGTATGGAAGCTCTTTCCAAACATGCAAATATTCAGCCCGTTATTACCTCCACCg TGTGGAAGGAGTTGGAGAAAGAGAATAAGGAGTTCTTCGAGGCATACTCAAATAGCAGAGCCCAGAGAGCAGCAGCTTCAGAGCAAGACACAAGGCAAATGATTCGCGACATGCTCTCAGATCCTTCCAAACAACGAGTTTAG